A stretch of the Streptococcus himalayensis genome encodes the following:
- a CDS encoding ISL3 family transposase, protein MEQLNLITNFLKMKDKNITITNECDMGTHLELHGHLDYTAPKCPSCKGQMAKYDFQKASKIPYLETAGYPLLIRLRKRRFKCKECGKMAVAETPIVKKNHQISVAVNQKITQLLIENQAMTHIAHRLSISTSTVIRKLNEFKFETDWAKLPEVMSWDEYAFKKGKMSFIAQDFDTNNIIAILDGRTQVVIRNHFLRYPRQVRNRVKFITMDMFSPYYQLAKQLFPHAKIVLDRFHVVQHLSRAMNRVRTQIMNAFDRKSHEYKTLKRYWKLVQQDSRKLSDKRFYRPTFRMHLTNQEIVAKLIGYSQELREHYELYQLLLFHFQEKQADQFFGLIQDDRQTVNPIFQTVFNTFLKDKDKILNAMELPYSNAKLEATNNLIKVIKRNAFGFRNFENFKKRILIAINIKKEKTNLVLSRC, encoded by the coding sequence ATGGAACAACTAAATCTTATCACAAATTTTCTCAAAATGAAAGACAAAAATATCACGATCACTAATGAATGCGACATGGGAACACACTTAGAACTCCACGGTCACTTGGATTACACAGCCCCTAAATGCCCTTCCTGCAAGGGACAAATGGCTAAGTACGACTTCCAGAAAGCCTCTAAAATCCCCTACTTAGAAACTGCTGGCTACCCGCTACTTATCCGCCTTCGAAAGCGTCGTTTCAAGTGCAAGGAATGTGGGAAAATGGCGGTCGCTGAAACTCCTATTGTTAAGAAGAACCATCAAATATCTGTCGCTGTCAACCAGAAAATCACACAATTACTCATCGAAAATCAAGCAATGACACATATCGCACACAGACTCTCCATTTCTACATCTACAGTTATTCGAAAACTCAATGAGTTTAAGTTTGAAACGGATTGGGCTAAGCTTCCAGAAGTCATGTCCTGGGATGAGTATGCCTTCAAGAAAGGGAAAATGAGCTTTATCGCTCAAGATTTTGACACAAATAACATCATCGCTATCCTTGATGGAAGAACGCAGGTGGTCATCCGAAATCACTTCCTACGATACCCTAGACAGGTCAGAAACCGCGTTAAATTCATCACTATGGACATGTTTAGCCCTTACTATCAACTAGCCAAACAACTTTTTCCTCATGCTAAAATCGTGCTTGATCGTTTCCACGTTGTGCAACATCTCAGCCGTGCTATGAACCGTGTCCGTACCCAAATCATGAATGCTTTTGACCGCAAATCGCATGAATACAAGACGCTCAAACGCTACTGGAAACTGGTACAACAAGATAGCCGTAAACTCAGTGACAAGCGGTTCTATCGCCCTACTTTTCGCATGCACTTAACCAACCAGGAGATTGTCGCTAAACTGATAGGCTATTCTCAAGAACTGAGAGAACACTACGAGCTCTATCAACTACTGCTTTTTCACTTCCAGGAGAAGCAAGCTGACCAGTTTTTTGGACTTATCCAAGACGATCGGCAGACTGTCAACCCGATTTTCCAGACCGTATTTAATACCTTTTTGAAGGACAAGGATAAGATTCTCAACGCCATGGAATTGCCTTACTCAAATGCCAAACTTGAGGCGACGAATAATCTCATCAAAGTCATCAAGCGTAATGCCTTTGGATTTCGGAACTTTGAAAACTTCAAAAAGCGGATTTTGATTGCCATCAACATCAAAAAAGAGAAGACCAATTTGGTCCTCTCTAGGTGTTAG
- the spxB gene encoding pyruvate oxidase, with product MSQGKITASAAMLNVLKTWGVDTIYGIPSGTLSSLMDALAEDQDIRFLQVRHEETGALAALMQAKFGGSIGVCVGSGGPGATHLINGIYDAAMDATPLLAILGSRPVNELNMDAFQELNQNPMYNGVAVYNKRVAYASQLPKVIDEACRAAIAKKGPAVVEIPVNFGFEEIDENSYYGSGTYDRTFVAPALNEVEVDKAVEILNNAKRPVIYAGFGGVGAGDVVTELSRKIKAPIITTGKNFEAFEWNYEGLTGSAYRVGWKSANEVIFEADTVLFLGCNFPFSEVYNTFKNVEKFIQVDIDPYKLGKRHALDASILGDVKVAAAAILDKVNPVESTPWWRAVVKNNQNWRDYMNKLEGKTEGELQLYQVYNAINKYADENAIYSIDVGNSTQTSTRHLHMTPKNMWRTSPLFATMGIALPGGIAAKKDNPDRQVWNIMGDGAFGMCYPDVITNVQYNLPVINVVFSNSEYAFIKNKYEDTNKHLFGVDFTNPDYKMIAEAQGAVGFTVDRIEDIDAVMKEAVELNKQGKTVVIDARITQHRPIPVEAPELRLDPKAYSAEEIAAYKEKYEAEELVPFRLFLEEEGLESRNYQ from the coding sequence ATGAGTCAAGGGAAAATTACTGCTTCTGCAGCAATGCTAAATGTGTTAAAGACTTGGGGCGTAGATACTATCTACGGAATTCCTTCAGGAACATTGAGTTCATTGATGGATGCTCTTGCTGAGGATCAAGATATTCGTTTCTTGCAAGTTCGTCATGAAGAAACTGGAGCACTTGCTGCTCTTATGCAAGCTAAGTTCGGTGGATCTATCGGGGTCTGCGTAGGTTCTGGTGGACCTGGTGCAACTCACTTGATTAACGGTATTTACGATGCTGCTATGGATGCAACTCCATTGCTTGCAATCCTTGGATCACGTCCAGTTAACGAATTGAACATGGATGCTTTCCAAGAATTGAACCAAAACCCAATGTACAATGGTGTAGCTGTGTATAACAAACGCGTAGCCTATGCCTCTCAATTGCCAAAAGTTATTGATGAAGCTTGCCGTGCTGCGATTGCGAAAAAAGGACCAGCTGTCGTTGAAATCCCTGTAAACTTTGGTTTTGAAGAAATTGATGAAAACTCATACTACGGATCAGGTACTTACGATCGTACATTTGTTGCACCAGCTTTGAACGAAGTTGAAGTGGATAAAGCAGTTGAAATTCTAAACAATGCGAAACGTCCAGTGATTTATGCTGGTTTTGGTGGTGTTGGAGCAGGAGATGTTGTGACTGAATTGTCTCGCAAAATCAAAGCACCAATCATTACAACAGGTAAAAACTTTGAAGCGTTTGAATGGAACTATGAAGGTTTGACTGGTTCAGCTTACCGTGTTGGTTGGAAATCAGCGAATGAAGTGATTTTTGAAGCAGATACAGTTCTTTTCCTTGGATGTAACTTCCCATTCTCAGAAGTTTACAATACTTTTAAAAATGTAGAAAAATTCATCCAAGTAGATATTGACCCTTACAAACTTGGAAAACGTCATGCCCTTGATGCGTCTATCCTTGGTGATGTGAAAGTTGCAGCTGCTGCAATCCTAGACAAGGTAAATCCAGTTGAGTCCACTCCATGGTGGAGAGCGGTTGTGAAGAACAACCAAAACTGGCGTGACTATATGAACAAGCTTGAAGGCAAAACAGAAGGCGAATTGCAATTGTACCAAGTCTACAACGCAATCAACAAATACGCTGATGAGAATGCTATTTACTCAATTGATGTCGGTAACTCAACTCAAACATCTACTCGTCACTTGCACATGACTCCTAAAAATATGTGGCGTACTTCTCCACTATTTGCGACAATGGGAATTGCCCTTCCTGGTGGAATTGCTGCGAAGAAAGACAATCCAGATCGCCAAGTATGGAATATCATGGGTGATGGTGCCTTTGGTATGTGCTACCCAGATGTGATTACCAACGTTCAATACAACCTCCCAGTTATCAACGTTGTCTTCTCAAACTCTGAGTATGCCTTCATCAAGAACAAATATGAAGACACAAACAAACACTTGTTTGGTGTAGACTTCACAAACCCTGATTACAAGATGATCGCAGAAGCACAAGGTGCTGTTGGATTTACAGTAGATCGTATCGAAGATATCGATGCAGTGATGAAAGAAGCTGTTGAGTTGAACAAACAAGGGAAGACAGTTGTGATTGATGCTCGCATCACACAACACCGTCCAATCCCAGTAGAAGCTCCAGAACTTCGCTTGGATCCAAAAGCATACTCTGCTGAAGAAATCGCAGCTTACAAAGAAAAATATGAAGCTGAAGAATTGGTGCCATTCCGTCTCTTCCTTGAAGAAGAAGGACTTGAGTCACGCAACTATCAATAA
- a CDS encoding DUF7916 family protein: protein MKRLLSCYASDLQGISKEELKQAIATSEGRIILGETVVTAAPLLEGVSNAEVMASFGADLILLNEFDVFSKFINGFYPCDNPIAEIKRLTGRPVGINLEPVDRHAQVLDEKILISKGRQVNQESLEAAQALGVDFILLTGNPSTGVSLSAIKEGIQLAIEHFKGLVFAGKMHGAGLTEDIFAVDTLTDFVKSGADGILLPSPSTVPFATEDAALQASKAVKALGGLVIATIGTSQESADEATIRTLALANKRIGADIHHIGDGGYGRMPIPENILTLGLAIRGRRHTYFKMAQSILR, encoded by the coding sequence ATGAAACGATTATTAAGCTGCTATGCCAGTGATTTACAAGGTATCTCAAAAGAGGAACTCAAACAAGCAATTGCAACAAGCGAAGGCCGCATCATCCTAGGAGAAACGGTTGTAACCGCCGCTCCCCTTCTTGAAGGCGTGAGCAATGCTGAAGTGATGGCCAGTTTTGGAGCCGACCTCATCCTTCTCAATGAATTTGATGTCTTCAGCAAATTTATCAATGGATTTTACCCTTGTGACAATCCAATCGCGGAAATCAAACGTTTAACAGGACGACCTGTTGGGATCAATTTAGAGCCTGTTGATCGTCACGCCCAAGTCTTGGATGAGAAAATCCTCATCAGCAAAGGCCGTCAAGTCAACCAAGAAAGCCTAGAAGCGGCTCAAGCTCTGGGAGTGGACTTTATCCTCCTAACAGGCAATCCCTCAACCGGTGTCTCGCTCTCAGCCATCAAAGAAGGCATCCAGCTTGCAATTGAGCATTTCAAGGGCTTGGTTTTTGCTGGAAAAATGCATGGGGCAGGTTTAACAGAAGATATTTTCGCAGTTGACACTTTAACTGATTTTGTCAAATCAGGGGCCGACGGGATTTTGCTCCCTAGCCCCTCAACCGTTCCTTTTGCCACAGAAGATGCCGCCTTGCAGGCTAGTAAGGCTGTCAAAGCCTTAGGAGGCTTGGTCATAGCCACAATTGGTACCAGCCAAGAAAGTGCCGATGAAGCCACTATTCGCACTCTTGCTCTCGCGAATAAACGAATTGGTGCTGATATTCATCACATTGGCGATGGTGGGTACGGCCGCATGCCTATCCCAGAAAACATTCTAACCCTTGGCCTTGCCATTCGTGGACGCCGCCACACCTATTTTAAAATGGCTCAATCAATCTTACGCTAA